CTTCCCGACTTCTGAATTATATTGATCTTGCTATTTGTATATTCTTTTTTGCCGAGTTTTGTATCAGGTTGTACCATGCTGATAGTAAGATGAAGTTTATGCGTTGGGGTTGGATTGATTTGGTTTCGAGTATCCCGATGATAAATTTTTTGCGGTTTGGTCGAGTTTTTAGATTGATTCGTCTATTCCGAATTTTGAGGGCTTTTCGCACGACAAAGGAATTTGTTACCTATGTTTTTAGAATCAAAGCACAGGGCGCATTTACTTCAGCCACGATTTTAGCCATCTTATTGATCATTTTCTCTTCCATAGCGATTCTTCAAGTCGAAAATGCGCCGACCAGCAATATCACAACAGCGGAAGATGCTATTTGGTGGTCTTACGTTACGATCACAACTGTCGGCTATGGAGACAAATACCCCGTAACAACCGAAGGAAGAATCATTGCAATGTTTTTGATGACTGCAGGAGTAGGGCTTTTCGGAACTTTTACAGCCTATATTGCTTCCTTATTTGTCTCAGATAACAAAAAAGAAGAAACAGAAACAAAAGAATGATTGTCAATCTTATTGCTGCTGTTGCCTGATATTGAGCAGAATAACAGCTGATACCGCTTCCACTTAATTCCACTCATGAACTCTATTATCAAATAGATGGTTGTACAACGAAAGGGGCAAGTTGTATTCTTTTCCGATTGGAGGAGATAGATTGACACCAATGCATTGTTTAGATTCTAATCTGTTTTGAAGGTATAAGATTCCCGATTAAATACATTGGCAGTGCTAAAAAACAAATCCCTCAGTAAGGCGGTCGGCCTTGCTGAGGGATTGTTATAATTGTCCTAAGGACAGTATAATGCTTTAGTAGGAGTAGGGCGAGAGTTTTATTGCTCGGGGGCAAACATGGGATCCCATGCGGGCAGGCGTATGGGCGTGGTCTTCAGGATGTCGAGCACCTTGGCCGGTACATACTTCTTGTTTACAACCAAACGGAATGTATAGGCATCGAACCATTCGTCAGTGATGATCAGGTGACCCTGTGCACCGTTGTTGGCTCCCCAACTGTTCTCTACCATCCATTTGGTGGGCTTGCCGTTCGCGTCCAGATCCACTGCCATAAGTGTCATGGCGTGCGTAGAACCACTATCGAATGTCTGTATGCGTTCCTTCTTGCTGAGCGTGAATTCTTCGCCGAGCAGTGAGGCATAGTCGTTATTGTCCATAGCCAATATGCCACGAGTACGATCCAACTCCTTACCAACATCGCAAGAGTAGTACATCATGGTGCTGTCTTTGATGGATGCGATAGCCATCTGCTTGAGGTCTTCCATCGGTACATTCACGTATGTCCAGTTCTTGCCGTCGTAGTTGTGGCGGTCATAGTCGATCTCAAAGAGTTTGTAGAAAGGACGACTGGGATCGTTCATGATCATGACGTAATCCTCGCGCATATCTTCATGCACAAACTGCTTGAAGAAGCTCTGCGGTGTGTATTTCTGTGTAGAGATCACCTTGCCGGATGCATCGCGCATGCTCCATGTAAACTCCGTGGGAGGCTCCCCGAGGTTCATGACGAGCAGACGATAGACACGCTTGAGAATGTCTTTCTTCTGTGCTTCCAGCTTCGCCTCACCGGCTCCCTTTTCGGCAGCCTGACGCAAGCGCATACCACCTTGGCGCAGTACTTTGGAGAGGATGCGGTTGAGGGATGTGGTATTGTTGCTATTGCGAGTCTCGGGCATCACCTCGGCAGGTACGAGACCGTACTTCATCAGATTCTCCGATACACCGGTGTATTGTCCGCCGTCGCCAATCGGATTTTTGAAGAGCCATTCCACCATTTTGTCGTCAATCGGTTTGTTTCTGGTGTCGATGATCCCTTGCAAGAAGAGGTTGGATTTCTCCAATTGATCCCAAAAGAACGAATAGTTGTGGGAGAAGAAGAAAGAATCCATATTGTTGTCCGTTATCATCCTTGATCGCAGGACATTCATGCCGGTGAAGAGCCAGCAACGGCCACTTTGCTGCTGATCGGATATGCCTTTGCTTTGGACACGATGGCTAAACTGAGCGTCGGGAAAATCCGTCTTGGCACTGTTTGTAAAGGTCATACCGTTAGCTATGACTGCATTGCGCAAAGCTCTATCGGCCGGTGTGCCGGCATAAGATGAGCGGATCTCTTCGAGCACTTTGGGTGTGAGAGCTCCTTTTGCATTCTGAGCCTGCATCGATCCTGCTACGGAAGCAGCAGCAAACGCAAGCGATGCAACAAAAATCTTTTTGTTCATTACCTATTAGTTTGGATTAAAATGTTGTTTGCGAGAGAAAAAGGCTGTGTGTCAGCGAATCACTGCGAAGCGAATTAGTTTGGACTTTTTCGATGCCGGATCGTACACTGCAACGGCATATACGCCCGAAGCTACCCTATTGCCATCGGCACCTCGAGCATTCCATTTGACTTCGGTGGTTACGCTCTCAGTCTGGTATAGCAGTCTGCCGGTGGTATCGGTGATTTTGACACTACAGCCGGCTTGCAGTCCGGCAATGGTGACGCCATCGGGATATTCCGGTCTTAGCGGATTGGGGTATACATAGACGCCGTCCAGTTCGGAAGCTGATCCACTCCCCGTACCCGTTTGGAACGTCATCAGTCCGTCCGCCGTACCGATGTACAGCAGTCCGTTATCGTCATTTAAGGCCAGGGATAGTATGTTGTTAGAAAGCAAAGGGCTGTTTTCTACGGTAAATTGCGCGAGGATCTTACTGCAATCTTCCGAAAGGAGATAGAGTCCTGTCCCTTGGGTGGCGACCCATTTGTGATTGAGTTTGTCCACGACGATGTCTGTCACCGTCACCTTGTCCAGCACATAGTACAAATTGGGTTCTTCTCCTCCGACCGGCCGAACAGCGATAGGGGTAGAAGTCGAGGACAATACTCCGGCGGCATTGTAGACGCCGAAAATGCCTATATCCGATCCCATCCAGACAGAGCCGTTATGATCGACGGCCATTGCATAGATAGTCTTATGTCCTATGGCTGCCCCGAGGCGATTGACAAACTGCTCGACGTAAAGATGGCTGTCGTCCGAAGTCGTTTCCGGTGTACCCCGATCGTTGAAGATCAAGACACCTTTGCGCGTGGATCCGCCACTACGGTGAAGTATATTTACCCATTTGTCTCCGTTGGGTAGGATAATCATATTGCCGAAGGAGGCCAGATTGGCTACATCCGGATAGCTGAAAGAATGCCATGTGCTACTCTGCGGATCGTACATGAAGATGTTCTTGCCTACGGCACCGAGCGTCCCCCAGAGGTTGCCCTTATTGTCGAAGGCAATCGCTTTCACACGGGCATCTCCGGGATTACATTCTGCGATAGCAGTTTCGTTTCCCGAATAGCGAGCTATCGCTTTGCCATCCTTGAATTCGAACAGACCGTTTCCCCATGTACCGACAAAAAAGTGATCGGGGTCTCCGTTGGAAACAGCTATATCGACAGCATCATTGAAACTGAATCCGCCGCCCAACTGTTCCTGTACGGTCTTCTTGTCGAAGTTAGTCCATCGGTTGCCGTCGTATAGCTTCACCATACCGGCATGTCCCATCAGGTTTGTTCCCCAGAGTCCGCTGGCTGCATACAGACGTCCGTGACTAAACCGCATCTCGTAGAAATCATTGTCCCCCGGTCCGTCGAATGCTACAGGCATGGCTTCGGCCGTACTTCCCTCTGCGAGAAGAAGTGAAGCCAAACCTTCTTCTCCCAATGCTATGTATGCCGTATTGCTTTCGCTCATGGCACCGACACCAAGGACGTCGGCTATAGGAAATTGTGTCGTTTTGCGACCTTTTTCTATGAAATAAATTCGATTCTCGGCACAGATGAACAGACCACGATCTGTCACATGCAGTCGTGAATCGGCGGAGGAAGAGAGCAATAGCTCCGGCTCTAACGATTGGTTTGCAGCGACATATACACGGCCATCGGCGAGCAGGAAACAGATGTCTTCCCCGACAATGCCCAGACCGGTGACCGAGCCCATCGGCAAATTCAAAGACAAGGCTGTCCATGCGGCCGGATCTTGCAGGTTATCGGTCTCTTTTCCGATGAAGAGCTGCCCTTCTTTCAGCATCAGCAAGCGATCATTGTCCAACTTAGCCACATCGGTCACCTTAGTTCCCTTGGCGTAGGTAGCCGGTATGCGAGCTTCGGCGACATCCAGAACGGAGAGGCCGAATCCTCCTGCCAAATAAGCCCTGTTGCCTACGATCAAAAGGCGATTGAGCGTTTTGTCTATCAAATCGATATTGTCTTTCAATGCAGGTACGTTGGTCACACGGCCTGCTTCGTCCAAGATGTCGATATTGCCTGATGCATAGTATATGACCAAGGATTTTAGTTGCTCGGAGTAGGCTATGCTGCTTACCGATGTATCGCTGAGTCCGCTGATACGGTCGAAGATCTTTGCCTCATGGGGAGCTTCTTTGCCCACCGAGTAAAGTACTCCGTTGGCTACGGCAAAGACTTTCTTGGGCGTTTCTACGGCTTTTTCCGTCTTGTGGATAGCCAAGAGGGTATTCCAAATGCCTTCCTCTTGAGCTTGGAGAGAAAAAGAGGTGAACAATAAGCAGACGACAAGAGCCTGCAAGAGGCTGAATCTTATTTTGCACATAATAAAAAATCGCGGAGCTGTGCCACCGCCAAAGCACGATGACTGATTTGATTTTTGGTTTCTTCTCCCATTTCTGCAAAGCTGAGCGTGTGTCCCTCCGGGATGAAAACGGGGTCATAGCCGAAGCCGCCCGATCCTCTGCATTCAGATGCTATGGTACCTTCGATCTTCCCTTCGAAGAAGTGTTTTCCATGATCATCGATCAGGGCGATCACGGTACGGAAGCATGCTTTTCTGGGATGTGGTACACTGCTCAATGCTTCGAGTAGTTTCCGTACATTGGCATCGGCATTGGTCGGTTCTCCTGCGTACCGTGCAGAGTGGACGCCGGGTGCTCCGTCAAGAGCTTCTACTTCCAAGCCTGTGTCGTCAGCAAAGCAAGGTAAACCATATCGTTTGTGAACAAATTCTGCTTTGAGCAAAGCATTTCCCTGTAGTGTGTCGGCCGTTTCGGGAATATCCTCCCGACAACCTATTTCGTCCAGCCCGACAATCTCCACCTTTCCCTCAAGAATAT
This genomic stretch from Porphyromonas gingivalis ATCC 33277 harbors:
- a CDS encoding ion transporter, whose product is MKDDSTNKFGSLNLAVLVLSVYVLGALIVDTTIKLPEETSRLLNYIDLAICIFFFAEFCIRLYHADSKMKFMRWGWIDLVSSIPMINFLRFGRVFRLIRLFRILRAFRTTKEFVTYVFRIKAQGAFTSATILAILLIIFSSIAILQVENAPTSNITTAEDAIWWSYVTITTVGYGDKYPVTTEGRIIAMFLMTAGVGLFGTFTAYIASLFVSDNKKEETETKE
- a CDS encoding non-canonical purine NTP diphosphatase encodes the protein MEKLIFATNNPHKLNEIRHILEGKVEIVGLDEIGCREDIPETADTLQGNALLKAEFVHKRYGLPCFADDTGLEVEALDGAPGVHSARYAGEPTNADANVRKLLEALSSVPHPRKACFRTVIALIDDHGKHFFEGKIEGTIASECRGSGGFGYDPVFIPEGHTLSFAEMGEETKNQISHRALAVAQLRDFLLCAK
- a CDS encoding C1 family peptidase, encoding MNKKIFVASLAFAAASVAGSMQAQNAKGALTPKVLEEIRSSYAGTPADRALRNAVIANGMTFTNSAKTDFPDAQFSHRVQSKGISDQQQSGRCWLFTGMNVLRSRMITDNNMDSFFFSHNYSFFWDQLEKSNLFLQGIIDTRNKPIDDKMVEWLFKNPIGDGGQYTGVSENLMKYGLVPAEVMPETRNSNNTTSLNRILSKVLRQGGMRLRQAAEKGAGEAKLEAQKKDILKRVYRLLVMNLGEPPTEFTWSMRDASGKVISTQKYTPQSFFKQFVHEDMREDYVMIMNDPSRPFYKLFEIDYDRHNYDGKNWTYVNVPMEDLKQMAIASIKDSTMMYYSCDVGKELDRTRGILAMDNNDYASLLGEEFTLSKKERIQTFDSGSTHAMTLMAVDLDANGKPTKWMVENSWGANNGAQGHLIITDEWFDAYTFRLVVNKKYVPAKVLDILKTTPIRLPAWDPMFAPEQ